The region GTTTCCAGGCGGCCCTGCACCGGCGCGCCCACGGCGCGGTAGTCGTCGGCGGTCACTTCTGCTACAACATCCTTGTAAGCGGGTACCGGATCGGCTGCCGGCACAGCCAGGGCCTGTGACAGGGTGAGAGAGGCAATCAGGGGCAGGGCGGCAAAGGTCAGAAATTGCTTCATAAGATGGTCTCCTCAGAGGATTCCTGATTGGCTCCGGCACCGTCTCGACCAGTCTGGACAGAGACAAGCAGACAGGGGCAAGGCAGACAAGTACTCCTAGTGTTCAACTGGAAGTTGCCAATGCAAGAGTCAGGAACCTGCGTTTAATCTACACCTTACCGCCTCCCCTGACGCCAAAGGTCAGGGCAGGTTCAACGCGCCCTTAAAGCAGTTCTTCTTCGTCGGAGAGTTCCTGGTGCCACTGGCTCTGGCCGGCCCGGTCCAGGCGAGCGAACTGTTCGTCACTCAGCACCAGCGAGGCCGCCGCCACGTTCTCGCGCAGGTGCGAGGGGCGGCCGGTGCCGGGAATCGGCAGCATGACCGGGCTACGGCGCAGCAGCCAGGCCAGCGCCACCTGCGCCGGGGTCGCTTGTAGCTCGGCGGCCACCTCGTCCAGCACACTGCCCTGACCTGTTAGCTGCCCGGCGCCCAGCGGATTCCAGGGCATAAAACCGATGCCCTGCGCGGCGCAGTAATTCAGGACATCCTCGCTTCTGCGGTAAACCAGGTTGTACATGTTCTGCACGGTCGCCACCGGAAAGTAGCGCTGCGCCAGCTCAATGTCTTCAATCTGGCACTCGCTGAGGCCCACATGCCGGATCACGCCTTCCTCGCGCAGTTCCCGGATAGCACTGAACTGTTCGTCGCGCGGCACCCGGCGGTCGATTCGGTGCAGCTGCCACAGGTCAATGCTTTCGACCCCCAGGCGGCGGCGCGAGAGCAGCGCGGCCTGCTTGAGATACTCCGGCCGGCCCAGCGCCCGCCACTCGCCGGGGCCGGGGCGCACCTGCCCGCCCTTGGTGGCCACCACCACGGTGTCGTAGGGGTGCAGGGCCTGCCGGATCCGTTCCTCGCTGATGTGCGGCCCGTAAGCGTCGGCAGTGTCAATCAGGCTGACGCCCAGCTGCGGCAACAGCGCCAGCAGTTCCTGCACCAGGGCCGGGTCGGCCGGTTCCCCCCAGCCGCCACGCCCCACGGTATGCAGGGCGCCGAAGCCCAGCCGGGCCACTGGCAGGTCACCGCCCAGGGCAAAAGTGCCGGCGGCGGCTGCACCGGCCGGCGGCTGCGGGGAAGAAACAGGCTCGGCCGCTGCTCCCGGCTGCGGGGCGGGCTGTTCGGGCGGTTGTTGGTTCATAGGGCTCCCTCAGGGGCTCAGCTCTGGCCTGCGGGGGCCAGAAAGAAAACGCTCACCCGGCCCCGGAAAAAGGCTGCACCCGGTCGGCCCTATTGTGAAAGGTGCGCCCGGCACCAATAGTGGCGGCGCCCTCTTGTTGTCCCACAGCCAGGGACCGGGCCTCACGGGTTACAGGCGGTGTCTCCGCCCCTGCCAGCAACTCTGTGTCTTACTCCTCGTCCTGCTCGGGCTGGCCTACTTTCTCGCGGTACACGTACTGCGAGGGCCGTTTGCGGTGCCGGCTGCTCCAGTCAATGCTGGGCCGGCCCTGATCGTACGGCAGGTAACCCAGGCGGTACACGGCCATCAGCTCCAGCTCGGGCGGCACATTCAGCAGCTCGCGGATGGCCTGCCACTGCCGGGGAATTTCCATCGGGGTAGAGACGAATTGAATGCCCATGCCCAGCTCGCCCACAGCGTTCCAGATGTTTTCTACCGCGGCGCCCATGCCGAACACCGAGTAGAACCCGCTCAGTTCGCCGGGGCGGTATTCCTCTTTGTCCAGCAGCACGGCCATCAGCAGAGGGCTGCCGGCCACCAACTTGCGGTTGTCTTCGCCCAGCTTCTTGGGCACGCCCAGCCGGCGCATCATGCTGATGCCCGAGTCGCTGAAGATGTGCCGGGTAAAAGGCCGCAGCGGCGCCGGCAGGTGATCGATATGAATGCCGTCGCGCCGCTCTTCCATCTCGGCCTGCGTGAAGCGGAAATAGCGGCGGTAACGCTCGAAAAATACCCCGGCGTCAATCAGCTCGGTCATGCTCTCGCCGGAAATCTCGGCGATGCGGGCGATGGTCTCGGGGTTCTCGATCAGCACGAAGCGCCAGGGCTGCGAGTTGAAATGGCTGGGGGCCGCCTGCGCCACCCGCATCAGGATGCGCTGGTGCTCACGCGAGACCGGGTCGGGCCGGAAAGGGCCGTTGGTGGTGCGGCGGGCCAGCATGCCATCAAGAAGTTCCACTCTGCCAGCCTACCGCGCTGGGGCGGGTGCGGCGCTATAGTCACACCTACCCCATTTCAATCTGGCCGCCTGTTTTCCCGCTTTTTCCCTATTGGCGCAGGCGGCCCACCGAGGAGTCCTGATGTCTCAACCTACCCCCGCTGCCGCTCTCCCTTCCGGCGCCCTGCCGCGCCGGGTCCTGCTGGCCAGCCTGGCCGGAAGCACCATCGAATGGTTCGACTATTTCCTGTACGGGACCGTCTCGGGCCTGGTGTTCAATAAATTGTTCTTCCCCACCCACGACCCCACCGTGGGCCTGCTGCTTTCCTACGCCACCCTGGCACTGGCCTTTTTTATCCGGCCTTTTGGTGGGGTACTGTTCAGCCATATCGGAGACCGGATCGGGCGCAAGCAGACGCTGGTGCTGACCCTGTCGCTGATGGGCGTGGCTACGGTCGGCATCGGGCTGCTGCCCACCTACGACATGATCGGCATCTGGGCCCCTTTGCTGCTGATTCTGCTGCGGCTGATTCAGGGCCTGGGCATCGGCGGCGAGTGGGGCGGCGCGCTGCTGCTGGCGGTGGAATACGCCCCCAAAGAAAAACGCGGCCTGTTCGGCAGCGTGCCGCAGATGGGCGTGGCGCTGGGCATGTTGCTGGGCACCGTGGCACTGTCGCTGATGACCCTGCTGCCGGAAGAACAGTTTCTCAGCTGGGGCTGGCGGGTGCCGTTCCTCTTCAGCACCCTGCTGATTGTCTTCGGGCTGTGGGTACGCCAGGAAATTGACGAAACGCCTTCGTTCAAAGCGGCGCGCGAGCAGGGCGAACTGGCCGAGGTGCCGCTGCTGGAAACCCTGCGGACCCACTGGCGCGAGGTGTTGATCGCCATCGGTGCCAAGGTGGTAGAAACGGCACCCTTTTATATCTTCAGCACCTTTGTGGTGTCGTATGCGACCACCCAGCTGGGCTTTGACCGCACCAGCACCCTGCTGGCCGTCACGGTGGGCACCGTGTTCACCACCTTGCTGATTCCTGCGATGGGCGCGCTCTCGGACCGGGTGGGCCGCAAGCCGCTGTACATCGGCGGAACGGTGGCCATGGCGCTGTTTGCCTTTCCCTATTTCTGGCTACTGCAACAGCAATCGGTGCCGCTGCTGATTCTGGCCACCATCATCGGCCTGGGGTTCATCTGGGCGCCGATTACGGCGGTGCTGGGCACCATGTTCTCGGAAATCTTCCGGTCCAACGTGCGCTACACCGGCATCACCCTGGGCTACCAGATCGGGGCGGCCCTGGCCGGCGGCACAGCGCCGCTGGTCGCCACGGCGCTGCTAAAAGCCTATGACAATTCCTATGTGCCGGTCGCCATTTACATCATTCTGGCGGCAGTCATCTCGCTGATCTCGGTGGCAGGGGTGCGCGAGCGCCAGGGCGAGCAGCTCGACCCGCTTCCCGGCAAACAGGTGGGCTGAAGACATGCTGATTCTCAGTGAGGCGCAGATTCGCTCCTTTTACGGCATACGCGAGGCCCTGCGCGACCTGCTGCCGGCGCTGGAGGCCCAGCAGGCCGGGCAGGTGCAGAACCCGCCCCGGCTGGTGCTGGAGTCGCCGGGGCAAGCCAGCACCCTGTATATGCCCAGCGCCATCGGTGAGCTGGGGGCGCTAGGTAGCAAGGGAGCGCTAGATAACAAGGGAGTACTGGGCAGCAAGGTGGTGTCGGTCTTTCCGCAGAACCCGGCCCAGGGGCGGCCCACCACCCAGGCCGTGACCCTGCTGACCGACGCTGCAACCGGGGAGCATACCGCCCTGCTGAACGCCTCGCACCTCACCCGGCTGCGCACCGGCGCCCTGACCGGCATTGCCGCCGACCATCTGGCCCGGCCGGACGCGGGCCGCCTGGGCGTGATCGGCACCGGGGGAATGGCCCCCGACCAGATTCGGGGGGTGGCCGCGGTGCGCGAACTGCGCGAGCTGCGGCTGTTCAACCTGAGCGCCGACAAGGCCCAGCAGCTGGCGGAAGCCCTGCGCCCCGAACTGCCCGGCACCGAGATTCTGGTGGCCCCCAGCGCCGAGGCTCTGGTCGAAGCTTCCGACATGGTGGTCACTGCAACCCAGTCCCGCACCCCGGTGTTTGACGGCGCGGCGCTGCAGCCGGGCACCTTTCTCAGCGGCATCGGCAGTTACCTGCCGTCCATGCGCGAGGTAGACCTGGTCACGGTGCAGCGGGCCGACAAGATTGTCCTGGACACCCTGGAAGGCCCCCGGCACGAGGCCGGCGAACTGATCTACGCGCAGGAGCAGGGGCTCTGGAGCTTTGAGCAGGTGCATTCCGACCTGGCGGGTGTGGCCTGTGGCACCCGGCCGGGCCGCGAAACGGCAGACGAGATCATCTTCTTCAAGTGCGTGGGAGCCGCCTATTTCGACCTGGCAGTAGCGCTGGGCGCCTACCAGGAAGCCCAGCGCCGAGGGCTAGGCACCCTGGCCGAGGTCTGAGCCGGCGGCAGACTGGCCTGGAAGGACAGAGCCCTACCAGCTTCCCCAGGCCCCCAGCACAAAAGCCGCCGCGCTGACCAGGGCCAGCCGCCAATGGTCGCCGCGGCCCGGCCGGGTGCGCGGCATCAGCAGCAGCAGCCCCAGCGCTGGCAGCAGCCAGAGCCAGGTCCGGCCCGCCCGCCAGGCCAGCCCCCCGCTGAGCAGTACCCCAGTGACCACCGCGAAAAACAGCAGGTGATGCCAGCGCCGCGCGGTTTGCCACAGCCGCAGCTGTAGCCCCAGGCCCAGGGTGAGCAGGGTCAGCAGCAGAAATCCGGTCAGGGCCAGGGCAAGGTGATGCGGCATGCTTGCAGCATAAGGCGCCGGCAGCCGGCCAGTGGCCCCGCCCATTCCCGAAAGCGGCAGCTCTGAACAGGAGTCACACCGGAAGCATCAAAAAAAGCCCCAGGTGCCGGGGCACCGGGAGCCGAAAAGGGGTCAGAGCGATGGGCTCAGCCGAGCAGTTCGTCCTCGCGGAAGAACAGGCCCAGTTCGCGCTGGGCGCTTTCGGGGCTGTCGGAACCGTGGGTCACGTTCTCGCTCATGCTGGTGGCCAGGTCGCCGCGAATGGTGCCGGGCGCAGCGCTGGCGGGGTTGGTGGCGCCCATCATGCTGCGCCAGCCGGAAATAGCGTTTTCGCCTTCCAGGGCCAGAGCCACCACCGGGCCAGAGGTGATGAAGTCCACCAGCTCACCGAAAAAGGGCTTCTCGCGGTGCTCGCCGTAATGGCTTTCGGCGGTTTCGCGGGGAATCTGGTACAGCTTCAGGCCCACCACGCGGTAGCCCTTGAGCTCGATGCGGCGCAGAATTTCGGCGGTCAGCCCACGGCGCACGCCGTCGGGTTTGATCATGGCAAAGGTTCTTTCAGTCGACATGGCCCCGAGTCTAGAGCATCTGCCCGGCCGGGTGCAGGCCTTCTGCGCCCCGGCGCGCCCGGAAGCCCCCCAGCACCTCAGCCGGACGGCCAAGTTTCGCTAAGGAGCGGCGCATCTTCCCATGCCGCCCACCTTTCTATACTGCAGGGGTGATTTCTGGCCCCAAACCTCCCAATGCTTTTCAGTACGCCTGGCGCAATCCCTGGTTCCGTCTGGTTATCTTCGCGCTGCTGGCTGTGGCCGCTTACTTCTTTGCCGGCCAGATCAGCTCTATTCTGGTCAGCTTTGCCGTCGCTTACCTGATCGCCTATATCGCCAACCCGATGCTGAACTGGCTGGAGCGGGGCCGGGTGCCACGCGGCCTTGGCGTGCTGTTCGTGCTGCTGCTGCTGGCCGGCGTGCTGACCCTGGCAGGCTTGTTGCTGGGTACCATTGCTGGGCAGCTGATTGACCTGCTGCGGCAGCTGCCGCAGCTGGTGCAGAACGTGCAGGGCTGGGCCGACGGCTGGATTCAGTGGCTGAATTCCCACGGTGTTTCGGGCCTAGAAGAAGCACGCGGCCGGGTGACCGAAACGATCCAGACCTATATTCAGAATCTGGGCAACAACCTGGTGCCCATCCTGCAAAGGTGGCTGAATCCGCAGGGCGCGCTGTTCACCTCGATCGCCACCATCGGCAGCGTGCTGGGACAGCTGCTGATCATCATTCTGATGAGCGTGTACCTGATGCTGGACTACAGCCGGGTCAACAAGGCCATGCTGAAGATGTTTCCGCGCCCCTGGCAGCCCAAGGTGCTGGAATTCTCGGACCTGGCCGGCACCGCCATCGGCGGCTATGTGCGCGGGCAGCTGCTGATCGCCCTGTTCGTGGGCACCGTGGTGGCCATTGGCCTGAGCCTGCTGGGAATTCCCAGCGCACTGGCGATCGGCTTTCTGGCCGGCATCTTCAACATCATTCCCTACCTGGGACCGATCATCGGGGCCATTCCGGCGGTCCTGCTGGCGGCGCCGATGGGCATCACCAAAGTGCTGCTGGCCATCGCCGTGTTCGTGGTTGCCAATCAGGTCGAGGGCAGCTTCCTCAGCCCGATCGTGCTGTCCAAGACCACCGACCTACACCCCATCACCGTGCTGCTGAGCATCCTGATCGGTGCCAGCCTGATGGGCTTTGCCGGCGCCCTGATCGCCGTGCCGCTGGTGGCGCTGGGCAAGCTGGCCGTCGAGAAGTACTACTACTCCTCCAAGGTGTACACCGAAGGCCCCTAAGCGCTCCGGCGACAGCCGCGCCTACAGAAGTCCCCCGCCCGCAGCTGCGCTGGTGGGGTTTTTCATGCCATGTTGGCTGCCGCCCGGCTGAACAGGCTTCAGTCCTGCTGCAACAGCTCCACCGAGCGGCCGTCCGGGTCCTGCACGAAAGCCATCAAGCGGCCGCCGGGGCTGGGTTGCAGGGGCCGGCTGAGGGGATAGCCGGCCGCCTGGAGCCGCTGGACCAGAGCCGGCAGGTCAGCAACATACAGCGCCAGATGCTCGGCCCAGTGCGGGTGTGGCGCCGGCAGTTCGCCCGCAATCTGGAAAAACTGGACCCGGCCGCCCCCGCCCAGGTCAAGCACGGCGCGGCTGTACCCTTCAGCAGTTTGCAGACGCTTGAGTTCCTCAGCGCCCAGCAAGGCGTAGAAGGTCAGGGTCCGGTCCAGGTCGCGGGTCAGGAAGGAAATGTGTTTGAACGGCATGCCTTCAGGGTAATGCAGCCATGGCCCAGAGTCTCAGGCTCAAAAGGGAGCCCAGTGACACTCCCCGACCGACCTTTCAGTCAGTCCAGGACGGGAAAATCGTCCCCCGAGCCGCCAGGGCAAACGTGGCACAATACAGGCCATGAGCAACTCCGAAGAACAAGCCGCAGCCCCCGGCCCGGCCGCCACCCAGGCCCCCAGCGCCCCGGCTGGTGAAGCCGGTGGGCAGCCGATGCAGCCCAGTGGTCCCGCCGTGGCCGCCCGCAAGGGCCGCGGCCGGATGGTGGACCTGGACCCCAGCGGGCAGGTGGGCCAGAAGGAACCGGACCACGCCAACCGCCAGTACCTCAACTACGCTTTTTACAAGCTGGACCCGGCTTTCCGCCGCCTGCCCCGCGCCGAGCGTGAGGAGATCAAGACCGAATTTCTGCGGGCCGCAGAAGGCTGGACCGAAGGCGCCCCGGCTGAAAAGGGCCTGATTCAGCGCACCTACTCGCTGGTGGGCGTGCGCGGCGATACCGATTTCATGCTCTGGCGTATCGCTTTTGACCCGGCCGAATTCCAGGACGCTCAGGCCCGGCTGAACCGCACCCGGCTGATGGGCTACCTGACGCAGCCCTACAACTACCTCAGCATGCAAAAGCGCAGCCAATATGTGGTGCGGATCGAAGGCAGCGGCCACGGCCTGGAAATGCTGCCGGGCAAGGGCAAATACCTGTTCATCTATCCCTTCGTGAAAAAACGGGAATGGTACGACCTGACCCCCTACTCCCGTCAGGGCATGATGGACGAACACATCTACGCCTCCGAGCCGTTCAAGGGCGTGCGCATCAACACCAGCTACTCCTACGGCATCGACGATCAGGAATTCGTGGTGGCCTTCGATTCCGATTACCCGCAGGAATTCGTGGACCTGGTTCACCGCCTGCGCTACACCGAAGCCAGCAACTACACCCTGCAGGACACCCCGATGTTCAGCTGTATCCGCAAGGACATGGCCCAGATCGTAGAAGACCTGGCCTAACTGGGTTCTCCTCAAATCAAGCCTCAACCTAAGAGTCAGGAGCCGCGCGGCAGCCGGTTCCTGATTTTCTCGTTTCTCTCCCCCTCCCTATTTATGCTGGCCTTCCCAGGCAACCGCAGGACAGAAAGGGCACCACAAAAAAGCCGCCCCACACTGGGGGCAGCTTTCTTTGAGACTGCAAAGGCTCAGAGGGAACTGGGAGCGAAGCTCACTGGGTCTTGCTGAGGTTTTTCCACAGCCAACCACCGGCCAGCATGGGGTTGGTGGTGGCGACGGTCTTGCCCTGCAGGTTGTCGCGGTACACGTTCTGACCTTCGGGCACCGGCAGCAGGATGAAGTAGGACTGGTCCATGGCCTTCTGGGCAATCTGTTTGTAGAGACCCTTACGCTTTTCCACGTCGGTGGTGCTGCGGGCTTCATCGATCCACTTGTCGATTTCGGCGTCGTTGATGCCGTCGCGGGGAGCGTAGTAACCCTTGGAGTGGTACATGGTGTGCACGAAGTTGTCCGGGTCGGCGTAGTCAGGCGACCAACCACCGTACACGACCACTTCCTTGTTCTTCTGGTCGATGATCTCGCTCCACTGCTTGGGAACCACATTTACCTTGAACTTGGGGTTCAGCGATTCGATATTTTGCTTCAGGATTTCCAGGGCCGTCTGCATGCTCTTGCCGCCCTCGTGGTAAGCGGCGTTCACAGTAAAGCCGTTTTCCCAGGCCGCGCCGCCGTGGGCTGCCTTGCAGTCGTCCGCAGCGGCCTTCAGGTCGAACTTGGCCGGCTCGATGCTTTCGTCATAGCCCAGGAATTCGGGGGGCAGCATGAAATTGCGCTTCTTGGCGTGGCCCATGTACACCTGTTCGATGTACTGGTCGTAATCGAAGGCTTCCACAAAGCACTTGCGCATGTTGGCATCCTGGAAGAAGTTGGTGGGCACACCGTCACCCCACTTGCCGCTGCCGATATTGGTGCTGCCTTCCAGGTTTTGGTTCATCAGGAAAGCGTAAGCGCTCAGGGCAGGCACGCCCTCTTCCACCGTTACGCCAGGCTGACCCTTCACCTGGGTATCAATCACTTCGCGGCTAGGGAACTCGACACGGTCGGCGTCACCGTTCAGGAATGCCTGGACACGGCTGGATTCTTCAGGCACCAGCTGACGCACCACGTTCTTGATGGGGGCTTCTCCGCCCCAGTAGCCGTCAAACGCCTTAAAGGTCATAGTGTTGGCGTCGGCGCTCACCAGCTTGTAAGGACCGGTGCCGCTGGGGTCCTTAGCCAGCGCACTCTTCTTGAGGTCGGCGCCCACAGCATCCTTCCAGGTCTTTTCGGTGCCGTCCCACTCGCCAATTTCCTTGGCGTGCTTGGAGTCCACGATGGCCTGGCCGGTGTAGGCCAGCTTGGATAGGAAGGCCGGGTCCACCTTGGGCAGGGTGAAAACCAGGGTTTCGCCGTCACACTTCACAGCGTTGCTGATCTTGTCCCAGGTGATGCTCTTGTCGTCGTTGGCGTTGGAGCCGGTGCCCAGCAGCGACTCGGACAGGAACCAGTTGCCCGATTCGGAGCCGTTGGTCACCAGGTTGCGCCGGAAGGTGTATTCGGCGTCGGCGCACTTGAAGGGGTTGCCGGTGTGGAACTTCACATCGGGGCGCAGGGTGAAGCGGTAGCGCTTGCCGCCATCCTCTTCCTTCCAGTCGGTGGCCAATAGGCCCTCAAACTGGTTGATAGAGGTGCCTTTGAAGGTCAGCAGCGTTTCGTACATGTTTTCCAACATCTCGCCGCTGGCCGTGTCGTACGAGGTGCCGGGGTCCATAGTAGGAATATCCGAGGATTCCTGAATGACCATGGTGTCCTTACCAGTCTTGCCGGTGCCACTTGCCGCCGCGCCGGACGTGCTGGCCGCAGTGGTGCCCGAAGCGTCAGTGGTGGACGTGGTGCTGGCCGTATCGGTGCTGGTCGCCGCCGAGGTGGTGGTGGAGCTGGTGGTGGTTTCGGTCTTGGTGCTGCAAGCAGCCAGCGTCATGGCCAGGGTGGTCAGCAGGATGGCGGATTTTTTCATGTGTACTCCTCTGTTGGGGGGGATCAGAAGGCCGGAATAGCTATGCAACCACTCCGGCCTTCCGCAGGTTGGCCAGCTTCTCACCCAATGTCCACGAAAATGGGGATTAAAAAGGCGCTCTTACACGGAGAAAAAACCTTTTCCCCATTCCGGAAGCCAAAGGGAAGATAAAACAGCTGATGAGTAACAATACACAATCATGACGAAAGATTCCAGTGGCCTGTAACTTATTTTCATCCGATACCCCGGCAAAGCTCCTTGGCTGCCTCCGGACTTCTGCCATACGGTAAAAGCCAGCGCCACTGGCCCTTAAAGCAGCAGGTTCTGGCCGTGCCGGATGAATTATTCATCTCCCTTTTGCTCACCAGCCAAACCCATGAAAAAACCCCCGGCGCGGGGCCAGGGGCACAGGTTCTGGGACTGTGGGGGCGCGGCGGCAGCCGGTTGAGGACGCTGCCGCCTGCCAGGAATCAGATCACTGAGTCTTGCTCAGGTCCTTCCACAGCCAGGTGTTGTTGTTCAGGGGGTTGTAGTTCTCGGCGGTCGCGCCCTGCACGTTGGAGCGCACCACGGCGACGCCCACCTGGGTCGGCAGCTGGATGTACAGGTTCTTCTCGGCAGCCAGCTTGGCGATTTGGCTGTAGAGCTGCTTGCGCTGAGCTTCGTCGGTGGTGTCGCGTGCCTGGTCAATCAGCTTGTCCAGTTCGGGTTCGGTAAAGCCCGCGCGGCCGTGGTAGAAGCCCTTGGAGTGGTAGAAGGTGCGCATGAAGTTGTCCGGGTCGGCGTAGTCAGGCGACCAGCCCACGTAGATCATCGGCTGTTCGTTGGCCTTGCTGATCACTTCGCTCCACTGCAGAGGCTTGAGGTTCATCTTGAACTTGGGGTTCATGCCTTCGATGTTCTGCTTGAGGATTTCCAGCGCCGTCTGCATGGCCTTGTCGTTTTCACGGTAGGCCGCGTTCAGGGTAAAGCCGTTTTCCCAGGCCTGACCGCCGTGGGCCGCCTTACAGGCTTCCTCGGACGCGTTCATGTCCATCTTGGCGACCGGGAGGCTCTGGTCGTAGCCCAGGAAGGACTTGGGCAGCATGGTGTTGAGCTGTTCGCCCTTACCCATCTGCACCTGCTGGATGTAGGAATCGTAGTCGAAAGCGTCCACGAAGCACTTGCGCATGTTGGCGTCCTGGAAGAAGTTGGCGGGGATACCGTCACCCCACTTGCCGCTGCCCAGGTTGGGGCTGCCTTCCAGGTTCTGGTTCATGGTAAAGCCGTAGGTGCTGGGGGTTTCCAGGTCGTCCACCACCGTCACGCCAGGCTGGCCGGCCAACTGGGTCTGCACCACTTCGCGGCCGCCAGTTTCCACCATGTCGGCGTCACCGTTGAGGAAAGCCTGCAGGCGGCTGGCCTGCTCGGGCACGATGCTCAGCACCACGTTCTTGATGGGCGCCGCGCCGCCCCAGTAGCCGTCAAAGGCCTTGAGGGTCACGCCGGTCGAGTCGTTGCTGACGATCTTGTAGGGGCCGGTGCCGCTGGGGTCCTTGGCCAGGGGGCTGCCGGTCAGGTCCACGCCCACGTGCTTCATCATGTTGCCCTCGGTGCCGTCCCACTCGCCGATTTCCTTGGCGTGCTTGGAGTCCAGGATGCCCTGGCCGGTGTAAGCCAGCTTGGCCAGGAAGGCTGGGTCGGCCTTGGGCAGGGTGAAGACCAGGGTTTCACCGTCACACTTC is a window of Deinococcus sp. Marseille-Q6407 DNA encoding:
- a CDS encoding aldo/keto reductase, whose amino-acid sequence is MNQQPPEQPAPQPGAAAEPVSSPQPPAGAAAAGTFALGGDLPVARLGFGALHTVGRGGWGEPADPALVQELLALLPQLGVSLIDTADAYGPHISEERIRQALHPYDTVVVATKGGQVRPGPGEWRALGRPEYLKQAALLSRRRLGVESIDLWQLHRIDRRVPRDEQFSAIRELREEGVIRHVGLSECQIEDIELAQRYFPVATVQNMYNLVYRRSEDVLNYCAAQGIGFMPWNPLGAGQLTGQGSVLDEVAAELQATPAQVALAWLLRRSPVMLPIPGTGRPSHLRENVAAASLVLSDEQFARLDRAGQSQWHQELSDEEELL
- a CDS encoding nitroreductase family protein; protein product: MLARRTTNGPFRPDPVSREHQRILMRVAQAAPSHFNSQPWRFVLIENPETIARIAEISGESMTELIDAGVFFERYRRYFRFTQAEMEERRDGIHIDHLPAPLRPFTRHIFSDSGISMMRRLGVPKKLGEDNRKLVAGSPLLMAVLLDKEEYRPGELSGFYSVFGMGAAVENIWNAVGELGMGIQFVSTPMEIPRQWQAIRELLNVPPELELMAVYRLGYLPYDQGRPSIDWSSRHRKRPSQYVYREKVGQPEQDEE
- a CDS encoding MFS transporter, with the translated sequence MSQPTPAAALPSGALPRRVLLASLAGSTIEWFDYFLYGTVSGLVFNKLFFPTHDPTVGLLLSYATLALAFFIRPFGGVLFSHIGDRIGRKQTLVLTLSLMGVATVGIGLLPTYDMIGIWAPLLLILLRLIQGLGIGGEWGGALLLAVEYAPKEKRGLFGSVPQMGVALGMLLGTVALSLMTLLPEEQFLSWGWRVPFLFSTLLIVFGLWVRQEIDETPSFKAAREQGELAEVPLLETLRTHWREVLIAIGAKVVETAPFYIFSTFVVSYATTQLGFDRTSTLLAVTVGTVFTTLLIPAMGALSDRVGRKPLYIGGTVAMALFAFPYFWLLQQQSVPLLILATIIGLGFIWAPITAVLGTMFSEIFRSNVRYTGITLGYQIGAALAGGTAPLVATALLKAYDNSYVPVAIYIILAAVISLISVAGVRERQGEQLDPLPGKQVG
- a CDS encoding ornithine cyclodeaminase family protein, whose product is MLILSEAQIRSFYGIREALRDLLPALEAQQAGQVQNPPRLVLESPGQASTLYMPSAIGELGALGSKGALDNKGVLGSKVVSVFPQNPAQGRPTTQAVTLLTDAATGEHTALLNASHLTRLRTGALTGIAADHLARPDAGRLGVIGTGGMAPDQIRGVAAVRELRELRLFNLSADKAQQLAEALRPELPGTEILVAPSAEALVEASDMVVTATQSRTPVFDGAALQPGTFLSGIGSYLPSMREVDLVTVQRADKIVLDTLEGPRHEAGELIYAQEQGLWSFEQVHSDLAGVACGTRPGRETADEIIFFKCVGAAYFDLAVALGAYQEAQRRGLGTLAEV
- the ndk gene encoding nucleoside-diphosphate kinase, which encodes MSTERTFAMIKPDGVRRGLTAEILRRIELKGYRVVGLKLYQIPRETAESHYGEHREKPFFGELVDFITSGPVVALALEGENAISGWRSMMGATNPASAAPGTIRGDLATSMSENVTHGSDSPESAQRELGLFFREDELLG
- a CDS encoding AI-2E family transporter, with the translated sequence MISGPKPPNAFQYAWRNPWFRLVIFALLAVAAYFFAGQISSILVSFAVAYLIAYIANPMLNWLERGRVPRGLGVLFVLLLLAGVLTLAGLLLGTIAGQLIDLLRQLPQLVQNVQGWADGWIQWLNSHGVSGLEEARGRVTETIQTYIQNLGNNLVPILQRWLNPQGALFTSIATIGSVLGQLLIIILMSVYLMLDYSRVNKAMLKMFPRPWQPKVLEFSDLAGTAIGGYVRGQLLIALFVGTVVAIGLSLLGIPSALAIGFLAGIFNIIPYLGPIIGAIPAVLLAAPMGITKVLLAIAVFVVANQVEGSFLSPIVLSKTTDLHPITVLLSILIGASLMGFAGALIAVPLVALGKLAVEKYYYSSKVYTEGP
- a CDS encoding VOC family protein; the encoded protein is MPFKHISFLTRDLDRTLTFYALLGAEELKRLQTAEGYSRAVLDLGGGGRVQFFQIAGELPAPHPHWAEHLALYVADLPALVQRLQAAGYPLSRPLQPSPGGRLMAFVQDPDGRSVELLQQD
- a CDS encoding chlorite dismutase family protein, with the translated sequence MQPSGPAVAARKGRGRMVDLDPSGQVGQKEPDHANRQYLNYAFYKLDPAFRRLPRAEREEIKTEFLRAAEGWTEGAPAEKGLIQRTYSLVGVRGDTDFMLWRIAFDPAEFQDAQARLNRTRLMGYLTQPYNYLSMQKRSQYVVRIEGSGHGLEMLPGKGKYLFIYPFVKKREWYDLTPYSRQGMMDEHIYASEPFKGVRINTSYSYGIDDQEFVVAFDSDYPQEFVDLVHRLRYTEASNYTLQDTPMFSCIRKDMAQIVEDLA
- a CDS encoding ABC transporter substrate-binding protein, which gives rise to MKKSAILLTTLAMTLAACSTKTETTTSSTTTSAATSTDTASTTSTTDASGTTAASTSGAAASGTGKTGKDTMVIQESSDIPTMDPGTSYDTASGEMLENMYETLLTFKGTSINQFEGLLATDWKEEDGGKRYRFTLRPDVKFHTGNPFKCADAEYTFRRNLVTNGSESGNWFLSESLLGTGSNANDDKSITWDKISNAVKCDGETLVFTLPKVDPAFLSKLAYTGQAIVDSKHAKEIGEWDGTEKTWKDAVGADLKKSALAKDPSGTGPYKLVSADANTMTFKAFDGYWGGEAPIKNVVRQLVPEESSRVQAFLNGDADRVEFPSREVIDTQVKGQPGVTVEEGVPALSAYAFLMNQNLEGSTNIGSGKWGDGVPTNFFQDANMRKCFVEAFDYDQYIEQVYMGHAKKRNFMLPPEFLGYDESIEPAKFDLKAAADDCKAAHGGAAWENGFTVNAAYHEGGKSMQTALEILKQNIESLNPKFKVNVVPKQWSEIIDQKNKEVVVYGGWSPDYADPDNFVHTMYHSKGYYAPRDGINDAEIDKWIDEARSTTDVEKRKGLYKQIAQKAMDQSYFILLPVPEGQNVYRDNLQGKTVATTNPMLAGGWLWKNLSKTQ